One stretch of Micromonospora echinospora DNA includes these proteins:
- a CDS encoding FUSC family protein: MRLSLLVAVQCGVAAAVAWWVAKDLIHNPQPLFAPAVAVGTIASSVSQRFRRTLLLIAGVAVGIALGDLLVSWVGQGYVQIGVIVAVAILVAVLLSDEGAFVTQVGGSALVIAVLFPARTDIALPRFLDGVVGGVVGILVAVVVLPLHPIYRIRRAGRPLLSQMSAGLDRLADAALARDAELARQVLDRLRRLDTSEVETAMSAADEVVRISPLRWHNQSALQGWRHGAILMIRSLLHSRDVALNLERAIRDGEPVPPSLAEAARCLAEAARTVSTGWSPSASRPSRSQRAAMSALRLAQEALRSGLRVSGINVANELTIIAVNTIRASGVRKRDAESLRRELAPDTAGESGERHPASDRGQPEPGSGLPPAMGEPS, translated from the coding sequence GTGCGGTTGAGCCTGCTCGTGGCGGTGCAGTGCGGGGTGGCCGCCGCAGTCGCGTGGTGGGTCGCGAAGGATCTGATCCACAACCCGCAACCGCTGTTCGCGCCCGCCGTCGCGGTCGGCACCATCGCCAGCTCGGTGAGCCAGCGCTTCCGCCGTACGCTGCTGCTGATCGCCGGCGTGGCGGTGGGCATCGCGCTGGGCGACCTGCTGGTCTCCTGGGTCGGGCAGGGATACGTACAGATCGGCGTCATCGTCGCCGTCGCGATCCTCGTCGCCGTCCTGCTCAGCGACGAGGGCGCGTTCGTCACCCAGGTCGGCGGCAGCGCGTTGGTGATCGCCGTGCTGTTCCCGGCCCGGACCGACATCGCGCTGCCCCGCTTCCTCGACGGCGTCGTCGGTGGGGTGGTCGGCATCCTGGTCGCGGTCGTGGTGCTGCCCCTGCACCCGATCTACCGGATCCGGCGGGCCGGCCGGCCCCTGCTCAGCCAGATGTCCGCCGGGCTGGACCGCCTCGCCGACGCGGCCCTGGCCCGGGACGCCGAGCTGGCCCGTCAGGTTCTCGACAGGCTGCGCCGGCTCGACACCTCGGAGGTGGAGACCGCCATGTCGGCCGCCGACGAGGTCGTCCGCATCTCGCCGTTGCGGTGGCACAACCAGAGTGCGCTGCAGGGATGGCGGCACGGCGCCATCCTCATGATCCGGTCCCTGCTGCACAGCCGCGACGTCGCGCTCAACCTCGAACGCGCGATCCGTGACGGCGAGCCCGTTCCGCCGTCGCTCGCCGAAGCCGCGCGTTGCCTGGCCGAGGCCGCGCGCACCGTCAGTACGGGCTGGTCCCCGTCCGCCAGCCGGCCCTCCCGTTCCCAGCGGGCCGCGATGTCGGCCCTCCGCCTGGCTCAGGAGGCGTTGCGCAGCGGCCTGCGCGTCAGCGGCATCAACGTGGCGAACGAACTCACCATCATCGCGGTGAACACGATCCGGGCGAGCGGGGTGCGTAAGCGCGACGCCGAGTCGCTTCGTCGTGAGCTCGCCCCGGACACCGCGGGGGAGTCGGGAGAGCGGCACCCCGCGTCGGATCGCGGGCAGCCGGAACCGGGGTCGGGCCTGCCGCCCGCGATGGGAGAGCCCTCCTAG
- a CDS encoding STAS domain-containing protein, with product MDQGGAAPVFSVTAQVDGDQLRVQVTGEVDMATADTMFQTALREPAKQLTLDLRAVTFFDSAAIHAVVRLAQRFPNALTVLPSPQVRRVLDISGLGDQDWLAPA from the coding sequence GTGGATCAAGGGGGCGCGGCGCCCGTCTTCTCCGTGACGGCGCAGGTCGACGGCGATCAACTGCGCGTCCAGGTGACCGGCGAGGTCGACATGGCGACCGCCGACACGATGTTCCAGACCGCGCTCCGCGAGCCCGCCAAGCAGCTCACGCTCGACCTGCGGGCGGTCACCTTCTTCGACTCGGCCGCCATCCACGCGGTGGTCCGGCTCGCCCAGCGGTTCCCGAACGCGCTCACCGTGCTGCCGTCCCCGCAGGTCCGGCGCGTGCTGGACATCTCCGGCCTGGGCGACCAGGACTGGCTCGCCCCCGCCTGA
- a CDS encoding nitroreductase family deazaflavin-dependent oxidoreductase produces MSALGTLTRRLGHQRWFGATMRLLVPADRLVGRMTKGRVVAFGLVPTLVLTSTGRRSGKPRSNPLVYVPDGDAYVVIGSNWGQQHQPSWTFNLLANPAAEVDVKGRRIPVTAEQVTGEDRERLFQRLVQEWPAYRTYVERAGGREIRVFRLVPNA; encoded by the coding sequence ATGTCCGCCCTGGGAACCCTCACCCGCCGTCTCGGTCACCAGCGTTGGTTCGGCGCCACCATGCGCCTGCTCGTCCCGGCCGACCGGCTGGTCGGCCGGATGACGAAGGGGCGCGTGGTCGCCTTCGGGCTCGTGCCCACACTGGTGCTCACCTCCACCGGCCGCCGCTCCGGCAAGCCCCGCAGCAACCCCCTGGTGTACGTGCCCGACGGCGACGCCTACGTGGTGATCGGCTCGAACTGGGGGCAGCAGCACCAGCCGTCCTGGACGTTCAACCTGCTGGCCAACCCGGCCGCCGAGGTGGACGTCAAGGGACGCCGGATCCCGGTCACCGCCGAGCAGGTCACCGGCGAGGACCGGGAACGGCTGTTCCAACGGCTGGTGCAGGAGTGGCCCGCGTACCGCACGTACGTCGAGCGTGCCGGTGGCCGCGAGATCCGCGTGTTCCGGCTGGTCCCGAACGCCTGA
- a CDS encoding ABC transporter ATP-binding protein: MNPTDGVLDLQDVRRIHGAGEAAVHALRGVSLTVRAGELVAVMGPSGSGKSTLLALAGGLDRPTSGEVVVEGEALGGLSARELARLRRRRIGYVFQDLNLLGSLTAVENVALPLELDGTGVRAARQLALTALREVDMAELADRFPDQMSGGQQQRVAIARALVGERRLVLADEPTGALDSQSGEAVLHLLRRRVDAGAAGVLVTHEARHAGWADRVVFLRDGVMVDSTAPLIGVEHLLSGSGR; this comes from the coding sequence ATGAACCCGACCGACGGAGTGCTGGACCTGCAGGACGTACGCCGGATCCACGGTGCCGGCGAGGCGGCGGTGCACGCGCTGCGGGGCGTGAGCCTGACCGTCCGGGCCGGCGAGCTGGTGGCGGTGATGGGCCCCTCCGGGTCCGGCAAGTCCACGTTGCTGGCGCTGGCCGGCGGCCTGGACCGGCCCACCAGCGGCGAGGTGGTGGTCGAGGGCGAGGCGCTCGGCGGGCTGTCCGCCCGCGAGCTGGCCCGGCTGCGCCGCCGCCGGATCGGGTACGTCTTCCAGGACCTGAACCTGCTCGGCAGCCTGACCGCTGTGGAGAACGTGGCGCTGCCGCTGGAACTGGACGGCACCGGCGTACGGGCGGCCCGCCAGCTCGCCCTGACGGCGCTGCGCGAGGTGGACATGGCCGAGCTGGCCGACCGCTTTCCGGACCAGATGTCCGGCGGTCAGCAGCAGCGGGTGGCGATCGCCCGGGCGCTCGTGGGCGAACGCCGGCTGGTCCTCGCCGACGAGCCGACCGGCGCGCTCGACTCCCAGTCGGGCGAGGCGGTGCTGCACCTGCTGCGCCGCCGGGTGGACGCCGGCGCGGCCGGGGTGCTGGTCACCCACGAGGCCCGGCACGCCGGCTGGGCGGACCGTGTGGTCTTCCTCCGCGACGGGGTGATGGTCGACTCGACCGCCCCGCTGATCGGCGTGGAGCACCTGCTCAGCGGCAGCGGCCGGTGA
- a CDS encoding DivIVA domain-containing protein codes for MAPTEDRFDEDHPFPTPAQPRPERRATCYRSAVDRPLRPWQVRERTFSSTPLGRRGLDPEQVREFLDLVAGDLATVYDALAESRRETDRVKDALRRWQSEQARARAEREQER; via the coding sequence ATGGCACCGACAGAGGACAGGTTCGATGAGGATCATCCCTTTCCGACGCCTGCACAACCGCGGCCCGAGCGCCGCGCGACGTGCTATCGCTCCGCGGTCGACCGGCCGCTGCGCCCGTGGCAGGTACGGGAGCGAACGTTCAGCTCCACACCGCTGGGCCGACGCGGGCTCGATCCCGAACAGGTCCGGGAGTTTCTGGACCTGGTGGCGGGCGATCTCGCGACGGTTTATGACGCGTTGGCCGAGAGCCGCCGGGAGACCGACCGGGTGAAGGACGCCCTGCGGCGCTGGCAGTCCGAGCAGGCGCGTGCCCGGGCCGAGCGGGAGCAGGAACGATGA
- a CDS encoding helix-turn-helix domain-containing protein, with the protein MDHFGDTLRQHRIAAGWSLRKFAELIRYDFGYLGQIERGARPVNPAVVAAYDRALSTDGSIKKAYDSRRANDIDMPRRSVLQAMTSLAALPAVDRMVGWEALRHGLDAAVDVDSDAWAEIVSAYGTAYYRQPHEQLMTQLGRDLTVLQHQLAASDGRRRPQLLRAAAALSVIVALSLVASGHALLSRRWWASAQRAADESGDPDTRVLTRAWDIVNGCYDGRRPMTVVAISDEVLPLAGRPSAATCGLLAGRAQALSLAGRHDEAVATVRHLSEQIEKLPAAVVGDVESLWGWPEHRLRHTESWVYTHSGDRRAAAAAQARALELYPASQIRLRTQVQLHQAAATVRTGDITDGLTAAADLLDRLPQEQHNELVRAVTLQVTAAVPDRERHRPLYTELIDRVQR; encoded by the coding sequence ATGGACCATTTCGGGGACACACTCAGGCAGCACCGGATAGCCGCCGGTTGGTCGCTGCGGAAGTTCGCCGAACTCATCAGATACGACTTCGGCTACCTCGGGCAGATCGAGCGTGGCGCCCGCCCCGTCAACCCCGCCGTCGTGGCCGCCTACGACCGGGCACTGTCGACCGACGGCTCGATCAAGAAGGCATACGACAGCAGGCGTGCCAACGACATCGACATGCCGAGAAGGTCGGTCCTCCAAGCCATGACTTCGCTCGCTGCTCTCCCCGCCGTCGACCGTATGGTCGGCTGGGAGGCGCTGCGACACGGTCTCGACGCCGCCGTCGACGTCGACTCCGACGCGTGGGCAGAGATCGTCTCCGCCTACGGCACGGCCTACTATCGCCAGCCGCACGAACAGCTGATGACACAACTCGGCCGGGATCTGACGGTCCTACAGCATCAACTCGCCGCAAGTGACGGTCGGCGTCGCCCACAGCTACTACGTGCCGCCGCGGCGCTGTCAGTGATCGTCGCGCTCAGCCTCGTCGCGTCAGGACATGCTCTGCTGTCGAGGAGATGGTGGGCCAGCGCCCAGAGAGCCGCCGACGAGTCCGGTGACCCCGACACGCGAGTCCTGACCCGCGCCTGGGACATCGTCAACGGCTGCTACGACGGTCGACGGCCCATGACCGTCGTAGCGATCTCCGATGAGGTGCTGCCGCTCGCCGGAAGGCCGTCGGCTGCCACCTGCGGTCTGCTGGCGGGCCGGGCGCAGGCACTCTCCCTCGCCGGCCGGCACGACGAGGCAGTCGCGACCGTGCGTCATCTGAGCGAGCAGATCGAGAAACTCCCGGCCGCCGTCGTCGGGGACGTCGAATCGCTGTGGGGCTGGCCGGAGCATCGCCTGCGACACACGGAGTCCTGGGTCTACACCCATTCCGGTGACCGGAGGGCGGCTGCGGCAGCGCAGGCCCGGGCCTTGGAGTTGTATCCCGCTTCCCAGATCCGGCTGCGTACGCAGGTACAACTGCATCAGGCAGCGGCCACGGTCCGGACCGGTGACATCACCGACGGTCTGACGGCGGCGGCCGATCTGTTGGACCGCCTGCCTCAGGAACAGCACAACGAACTCGTGCGCGCGGTCACTCTGCAGGTCACAGCGGCGGTACCCGACAGAGAGCGGCACCGGCCGCTCTACACGGAACTCATCGACCGAGTCCAGCGGTGA
- a CDS encoding PadR family transcriptional regulator, with protein sequence MSIRHGLLALLERGQMYGYQLRAAFEESTGSTWPLNIGQVYTTLARLERDGLVRPLPENESGQRPYEITDAGRADLAMWFATPISRADRPRDELSIKLALALTTPGVDVQAVVQTQRTATMRALQEFTRLKYTSDKPEDLPWRLVLDAMIFQTEAEVRWLDHCETSLVRHRPAPLRAVDHPEAVDRAGDEARR encoded by the coding sequence ATGTCCATCCGTCACGGCCTGCTCGCCCTGCTCGAACGCGGCCAGATGTACGGCTATCAGCTCCGTGCCGCGTTCGAGGAGTCCACCGGGTCGACCTGGCCGCTGAACATCGGGCAGGTCTACACCACGCTGGCCCGGCTGGAACGCGACGGCCTGGTGCGCCCGCTGCCGGAGAACGAGAGCGGGCAGCGCCCGTACGAGATCACCGACGCCGGACGGGCGGACCTGGCGATGTGGTTCGCCACGCCGATCAGCCGCGCCGACCGGCCCCGCGACGAGCTGTCGATCAAGCTGGCGCTGGCGCTGACCACGCCGGGCGTCGACGTGCAGGCGGTGGTGCAGACCCAGCGCACCGCCACCATGCGCGCGCTCCAGGAATTCACCCGGTTGAAGTACACGAGCGACAAGCCGGAGGATCTACCCTGGCGGCTGGTGCTGGACGCGATGATTTTCCAGACCGAGGCCGAGGTGCGGTGGCTCGACCACTGCGAGACCAGCCTGGTCCGGCACCGCCCGGCGCCGCTCCGGGCGGTCGACCACCCCGAGGCGGTGGACCGGGCCGGCGACGAAGCCCGCCGGTGA
- a CDS encoding nucleotidyltransferase domain-containing protein, whose translation MAVDVNAERRLDDPRWQVAERVGDAVLRRFPADVLAVAVHGPLAHGDDDGGGDREVGLLVVTYRHGAGPPPATRRVDGVLVDLTVAGADDYLGRATTITSRWPLVADRYVTTRALHDPTGWLPKLRDEHLARLARARPAEFTGAARQAWYRGSAAHARALRLAEWYETDQALLMLGEARLAAATVQGLFSRTYFRDPGDAVRRTGLAGADMTEVGAALTRQAEELAARGRPVDGTIDDLLSG comes from the coding sequence GTGGCTGTCGACGTGAACGCCGAGCGGCGTCTGGACGACCCGCGGTGGCAGGTGGCCGAACGGGTCGGTGACGCCGTCCTGCGGCGGTTCCCGGCCGACGTGCTGGCGGTCGCCGTACACGGTCCGCTCGCGCACGGCGACGACGACGGCGGCGGGGACCGCGAGGTCGGGTTGCTGGTCGTCACGTACCGGCACGGCGCCGGGCCGCCGCCGGCCACCCGCCGGGTGGACGGGGTGCTGGTCGACCTGACCGTGGCCGGGGCGGACGACTACCTGGGCAGGGCGACGACGATCACGTCCCGCTGGCCACTTGTCGCCGACCGGTACGTCACCACCCGCGCCCTGCACGATCCGACCGGCTGGCTGCCGAAGCTGCGCGACGAGCACCTGGCTCGGCTTGCCCGTGCCCGGCCCGCCGAGTTCACCGGCGCGGCCCGGCAGGCGTGGTACCGGGGCAGCGCGGCGCACGCCCGGGCGTTGCGGCTGGCCGAGTGGTACGAGACGGACCAGGCGCTGCTCATGCTCGGCGAGGCGCGGCTGGCCGCGGCGACGGTGCAGGGGCTGTTCAGCCGCACCTACTTCCGCGACCCCGGGGACGCGGTGCGGCGTACCGGGCTGGCCGGCGCGGACATGACCGAGGTGGGCGCGGCGCTGACCCGCCAGGCCGAGGAGCTGGCCGCGAGGGGCCGGCCGGTCGACGGCACGATCGACGACCTGCTGTCCGGCTGA
- a CDS encoding GNAT family N-acetyltransferase → MSVVDALADLYALVYAEPPYREGPAQVARFRAGLPDEAARPGFRLVLAREGEELIGAAYGWTMAGGTWWSRAKEEPPAEVRDRDKFAVLEWIVHPQHRSHGIGAELMRRLLQGRPESWATLASDPRSLANGIYRRNGWRVAGHSELPWGPSMELLLRDLSRVAAGERSDGGGPWLST, encoded by the coding sequence ATGTCTGTCGTCGACGCTCTCGCCGACCTGTACGCGCTGGTCTACGCCGAACCGCCTTACCGCGAAGGCCCGGCACAGGTCGCCCGGTTCCGGGCCGGGCTGCCCGACGAGGCGGCACGGCCCGGATTCCGCCTCGTCCTGGCGAGAGAGGGCGAAGAACTGATCGGAGCGGCGTACGGGTGGACCATGGCGGGCGGCACCTGGTGGTCGCGGGCGAAGGAGGAACCCCCGGCCGAGGTGCGGGATCGCGACAAGTTCGCCGTACTGGAATGGATCGTCCATCCGCAGCATCGGTCTCACGGCATCGGCGCGGAGTTGATGCGTCGGCTTCTTCAGGGGCGCCCGGAGAGCTGGGCGACCCTTGCCTCCGATCCGCGCAGCCTGGCGAACGGCATCTACCGTCGCAACGGTTGGCGAGTCGCCGGGCACTCCGAACTGCCGTGGGGTCCTTCAATGGAACTGCTGCTCCGCGATCTGTCTAGGGTTGCCGCAGGCGAGCGCTCGGACGGAGGTGGACCGTGGCTGTCGACGTGA
- a CDS encoding FtsX-like permease family protein, whose product MIGGRLAAARGSWRTALRIAQREARRSRRRTLLVLVMIALPVFGLSFAAVSYDMGDLTRAERIDRRLGGADVALRWESLTPVKQDAWGETAWPVQGEWVGRSRPPTAEEVRALLPEGSRLTRARWWLTFSTRIDRRVEAFDARAVDLTDPLARPLARVRDGRPPVRPDEIAVSPAALSRLDTRIGDPVRTTDGATYRVVGVVEYPDNLREVVTLAGVVPEMPYGGDTWLVDLPGPLDRALVDRLNGQGVQVVSRDPLPGREELPHGMSVPDAEEAGTVGLIGGLGLLEVVLLVGPAFAVSVRRRRRDLALVAVAGGDAAHLRRIVLADGVVLGAGGAALGLVLGIGAAFAGRPLVEQYLLGERLGAYRIFPAALVAIAATAVLAGVLAAVAPAWTAARQDVVTGLAGRRDATRPRRRWLLLGASLTVAGTAIAAFAAGRTSQAGVLAGVALGELGLVFCTPALVGALGRAGRLLPLTPRLALRDASRNRSSAAPAISAVMAAVAGSVALGVYVASDDTRARELWQPGLPPGNVLLVHSGDTPADPPSADAVAARARTVLPDATVAPVAVPGCAGPSDKEDCAPSAIMPPEHRCPYEESDPDRASARNDPRCASYQEPVDVYLPTLVDDGAALPALTGAPADELAAARRTLAAGGVVVTDPRRVVDGQARMEVNYGSGSAPTARFLPAYVLRGGLPVDRLVLSPAAANALGLTAVPLGYLLDTAASPTDRQIELLTDELYDISPMSAQVATADPPSDQRPMLLLLAVASGVITLGAAAVATGLAAAEGRRDLSTLAAVGADPRVRRLLSLCQAGVIAVLGSALGILAGLGSAAVVLAALNQRYADSWPAQPPYPVTVPGVTLAVLVVVPLVAMGGAALFTRSRLPIERRLD is encoded by the coding sequence GTGATCGGCGGCCGCCTCGCCGCCGCACGCGGATCGTGGCGGACGGCGCTGCGGATCGCCCAGCGGGAGGCCCGGCGCTCGCGGCGGCGCACGCTGCTGGTGCTGGTGATGATCGCGCTGCCGGTGTTCGGGCTGAGCTTCGCCGCGGTCAGCTACGACATGGGGGACCTGACCCGGGCCGAGCGCATCGACCGTCGCCTCGGCGGCGCCGACGTGGCGTTGCGGTGGGAGAGCCTGACGCCGGTGAAACAGGACGCCTGGGGCGAGACGGCCTGGCCGGTCCAGGGCGAGTGGGTCGGCCGGAGCCGTCCCCCCACCGCCGAGGAGGTACGCGCGCTGCTGCCCGAGGGCAGCCGGCTGACCCGGGCCCGGTGGTGGCTGACGTTCTCGACACGGATCGACAGACGCGTCGAGGCGTTCGACGCGCGCGCCGTCGACCTGACCGACCCGCTCGCCCGGCCGCTGGCCCGGGTGCGTGACGGCCGGCCGCCGGTGCGCCCCGACGAGATCGCGGTCAGCCCGGCGGCGCTGAGCCGGCTGGACACCCGCATCGGCGACCCGGTCCGCACGACCGACGGCGCCACGTACCGGGTGGTCGGGGTGGTCGAGTACCCGGACAACCTCCGCGAGGTGGTCACGCTGGCCGGGGTGGTCCCGGAGATGCCGTACGGCGGCGACACCTGGCTGGTGGACCTGCCCGGTCCGCTGGACCGCGCGCTCGTCGACCGGCTGAACGGGCAGGGCGTCCAGGTCGTCTCCCGCGATCCGCTGCCCGGCCGCGAGGAGCTTCCGCACGGCATGTCGGTGCCCGACGCGGAGGAGGCTGGCACGGTGGGCCTGATCGGCGGGCTGGGCCTGCTGGAGGTGGTGCTGCTGGTCGGGCCGGCCTTCGCGGTGAGCGTCCGCCGCCGGCGGCGGGACCTCGCGCTGGTCGCGGTGGCCGGCGGCGACGCCGCCCACCTGCGCCGGATCGTGCTCGCCGACGGGGTGGTGCTCGGCGCCGGCGGTGCCGCCCTCGGCCTGGTGCTCGGCATCGGCGCCGCGTTCGCCGGCCGTCCGCTGGTCGAGCAGTATCTGCTCGGGGAGCGGCTCGGGGCGTACCGGATCTTCCCGGCCGCGCTCGTGGCGATCGCCGCGACGGCGGTGCTGGCCGGGGTCCTGGCGGCGGTCGCGCCGGCCTGGACGGCGGCCCGGCAGGACGTGGTGACCGGCCTGGCCGGCCGGCGGGACGCGACCCGGCCGCGCCGCCGCTGGCTGCTGCTCGGGGCGTCGCTCACCGTCGCCGGGACCGCCATCGCCGCGTTCGCCGCGGGCCGCACCTCGCAGGCCGGTGTGCTGGCCGGTGTCGCCCTGGGCGAACTGGGGCTGGTGTTCTGCACTCCGGCGCTCGTCGGCGCGCTGGGCCGGGCCGGACGGCTGCTGCCGCTGACGCCACGGCTCGCGCTGCGCGACGCCAGCCGCAACCGCTCGTCGGCCGCCCCGGCCATCTCGGCGGTGATGGCCGCGGTCGCCGGCAGCGTCGCCCTCGGCGTCTACGTGGCGAGCGACGACACCCGCGCGCGGGAGCTCTGGCAACCCGGCCTGCCGCCGGGCAACGTGCTGCTCGTCCACTCCGGTGACACCCCGGCGGACCCGCCGTCGGCCGACGCGGTCGCGGCCCGGGCCCGCACGGTCCTGCCCGACGCCACGGTGGCACCCGTCGCCGTCCCCGGCTGCGCCGGTCCCTCCGACAAGGAGGACTGCGCTCCGTCCGCGATCATGCCGCCTGAGCATCGCTGCCCCTACGAGGAGTCGGACCCGGACCGCGCCTCGGCCCGCAACGATCCCCGCTGCGCGTCCTACCAGGAGCCGGTCGACGTGTACCTGCCGACGCTCGTGGACGACGGCGCGGCGCTGCCCGCGCTCACCGGTGCGCCCGCCGACGAGCTGGCCGCCGCGCGCCGGACGCTCGCCGCCGGAGGTGTGGTGGTCACCGATCCCCGCCGGGTGGTGGACGGGCAGGCCCGGATGGAGGTCAACTACGGCTCCGGCAGCGCGCCGACCGCGCGCTTCCTGCCCGCGTACGTGCTGCGCGGCGGTCTCCCGGTGGACCGGCTGGTGCTCTCCCCCGCCGCCGCGAACGCGCTCGGCCTGACCGCCGTGCCGCTCGGCTACCTGCTGGACACCGCCGCCTCGCCGACCGACCGGCAGATCGAGCTGCTGACCGACGAGCTGTACGACATCAGCCCCATGTCGGCGCAGGTGGCGACCGCCGACCCGCCGTCGGACCAGCGCCCGATGCTGCTCCTGCTGGCCGTCGCCTCGGGGGTGATCACGCTCGGCGCCGCCGCGGTCGCCACCGGCCTCGCCGCCGCCGAGGGCCGCCGGGACCTGTCCACGCTCGCGGCGGTCGGCGCCGATCCCCGGGTACGCCGCCTGCTGTCGCTCTGTCAGGCCGGGGTCATCGCGGTACTCGGCTCGGCGCTGGGCATCCTCGCCGGGCTCGGCTCCGCCGCGGTCGTCCTGGCGGCGCTCAACCAGCGGTACGCGGACTCCTGGCCGGCGCAGCCGCCGTACCCGGTGACGGTGCCCGGCGTGACGCTCGCCGTGCTGGTGGTGGTGCCGCTGGTGGCGATGGGCGGCGCGGCCCTGTTCACCCGGTCCCGCCTGCCGATCGAACGCCGCCTCGACTGA
- a CDS encoding VIT1/CCC1 transporter family protein, with amino-acid sequence MTDTPAALREAHHADVSGGWLRPAVFGAMDGLVTNIALIAGVGGGGVSPRSVVLTGTAGLVAGAISMGLGEYTSVRSANEQVAAEVAKERRELERHPEAEARELADAWVARGLPRELATQVAEAVRANPEEALRVHVREELGVDPDDQPSPWAAAISSFVCFSIGALVPLLPYLLGFTSLWLALAVGGVGLFVAGAIVARFTNRAWWRAGLRQLLLGALAAGATYLIGALIGVGGIG; translated from the coding sequence GTGACCGACACCCCGGCGGCGCTGCGCGAGGCGCACCACGCGGACGTCTCCGGCGGCTGGCTGCGTCCGGCCGTCTTCGGCGCGATGGACGGACTGGTCACCAACATCGCGCTGATCGCCGGCGTGGGCGGTGGCGGGGTGTCCCCGCGCAGCGTGGTGCTCACCGGCACCGCCGGCCTGGTGGCCGGCGCCATCTCGATGGGCCTCGGCGAGTACACGAGCGTCCGGTCCGCGAACGAGCAGGTCGCGGCCGAGGTGGCCAAGGAGCGGCGCGAGCTGGAACGCCACCCGGAGGCCGAGGCCCGGGAGCTGGCCGACGCCTGGGTCGCCCGTGGGCTGCCCCGGGAGCTGGCGACGCAGGTCGCCGAGGCGGTACGCGCCAACCCCGAGGAGGCGCTGCGGGTGCACGTGCGGGAGGAGCTCGGCGTCGACCCCGACGACCAGCCCAGCCCGTGGGCCGCCGCGATCTCGTCGTTTGTCTGCTTCTCCATCGGCGCGCTGGTGCCGCTGCTGCCGTACCTGCTCGGTTTCACCAGCCTCTGGCTGGCGCTCGCCGTCGGCGGCGTCGGACTCTTCGTCGCCGGTGCGATCGTGGCCCGGTTCACCAACCGTGCCTGGTGGCGTGCCGGTCTGCGGCAGCTGCTGCTCGGCGCGCTGGCGGCTGGCGCCACCTACCTGATCGGCGCGCTGATCGGCGTCGGCGGCATCGGCTGA
- the map gene encoding type I methionyl aminopeptidase, whose product MTVRAPLTPGTLSPWRAVPAHIPRPEYVGKKRPQEWRGSHVQTPETIEKMRVAGRLAAQATQLAGEHCKPGVTTDEIDRVVHEFLCDHGAYPSTLGYRGFPKSCCTSLNEVICHGIPDTTVLQDGDIINVDVTAFLNGVHGDTDATFCVGEVSEEARLLVERTHTAMMRGIKAIAPGRQINVIGRVIESYAKRFGYGVVRDFTGHGIGEAFHSGLYVPHYDSPRPTDVMEPGMTFTVEPMITLGTYQYDMWDDGWTVVTKDRRWTAQFEHTIVVTDDGYEILTLP is encoded by the coding sequence ATGACCGTCCGTGCGCCGCTGACCCCCGGCACGCTCTCCCCGTGGCGAGCGGTCCCCGCCCACATCCCGCGCCCGGAGTACGTGGGTAAGAAGCGTCCGCAGGAGTGGCGCGGCTCGCACGTGCAGACGCCGGAGACTATCGAGAAGATGCGCGTGGCGGGGCGTCTCGCCGCCCAGGCCACCCAGCTCGCCGGTGAGCACTGCAAGCCCGGCGTGACCACCGACGAGATCGACAGGGTGGTGCACGAGTTCCTCTGCGACCACGGCGCGTACCCGTCGACGCTCGGCTACCGGGGCTTCCCGAAGTCGTGCTGCACCAGCCTCAACGAGGTGATCTGCCACGGCATCCCCGACACCACGGTGCTCCAGGACGGCGACATCATCAACGTCGACGTCACCGCCTTCCTGAACGGCGTGCACGGCGACACCGACGCGACGTTCTGCGTGGGCGAGGTGAGCGAGGAGGCCCGCCTGCTTGTCGAGCGGACCCACACGGCGATGATGCGGGGCATCAAGGCCATCGCGCCGGGCCGGCAGATCAACGTCATCGGCCGGGTGATCGAGTCGTACGCCAAGCGTTTCGGCTACGGCGTGGTCCGCGACTTCACCGGGCACGGCATCGGCGAGGCGTTCCACAGTGGCCTCTACGTGCCGCACTACGACAGCCCGCGCCCCACCGACGTGATGGAGCCCGGCATGACGTTCACCGTCGAGCCGATGATCACGCTCGGCACCTACCAGTACGACATGTGGGACGACGGCTGGACCGTGGTCACCAAGGACCGCAGGTGGACGGCGCAGTTCGAGCACACCATCGTCGTGACCGACGACGGCTACGAGATCCTGACGCTGCCGTGA